A genomic window from Gemmatimonadaceae bacterium includes:
- the lptB gene encoding LPS export ABC transporter ATP-binding protein has protein sequence MRRHTGPIEGGSVLAATGLVKTYKKRHVVNDVSLELRQGEIVGLLGPNGAGKTTTFYMVAGLIPPAAGSILLDGEDITRMPMFKRARRGIGYLSQEPSIFRKLTVEENILAILETLPLSRQEREHRLETLLDELKIKHLRLSKAFALSGGERRRLEITRALVTTPKFIMLDEPFAGVDPIAVNDIQGIVASLRDRGIGVLISDHNVEQTLDIVDRAYIMFEGQVKVAGPVRELIFDDTVSTVYFGPTLTARLRARFTDGG, from the coding sequence GTGCGTCGCCACACCGGCCCCATCGAAGGCGGGAGCGTCCTCGCGGCCACCGGCCTGGTGAAGACCTACAAGAAGCGCCACGTCGTGAACGACGTCTCGCTGGAACTGCGCCAGGGTGAGATTGTCGGACTGCTTGGCCCCAACGGCGCCGGCAAGACGACGACGTTCTATATGGTCGCCGGTCTCATCCCGCCCGCAGCCGGGAGCATCCTGCTCGACGGCGAGGACATCACGCGGATGCCGATGTTCAAGCGTGCGCGTCGCGGCATCGGCTACCTCTCGCAGGAGCCGTCGATCTTCCGCAAGCTCACGGTGGAGGAGAACATCCTCGCCATCCTCGAGACGCTGCCGCTGTCGCGCCAGGAGCGCGAGCATCGCCTCGAGACGCTGCTCGACGAGCTCAAGATCAAGCACCTGCGCCTCAGCAAGGCCTTCGCGCTCTCTGGCGGCGAACGCCGCCGCCTCGAGATCACCCGGGCGCTGGTGACCACGCCGAAGTTCATTATGCTCGACGAGCCCTTCGCCGGCGTCGATCCCATCGCCGTGAACGACATCCAAGGCATCGTCGCCTCGCTGCGCGACCGCGGCATCGGCGTGCTGATCTCGGACCACAACGTGGAGCAGACGCTGGACATCGTAGACCGGGCGTACATTATGTTCGAGGGTCAGGTGAAGGTGGCTGGCCCGGTCCGCGAGTTGATCTTCGACGACACGGTCTCGACCGTGTACTTCGGGCCGACGCTGACGGCGCGACTGCGCGCCCGCTTCACGGACGGCGGATGA
- a CDS encoding aminodeoxychorismate/anthranilate synthase component II, with the protein MLLVLDNYDSFTYNLVQYLGEFGAELHVVRNDQVTLDEVASMRPQAIVLGPGPGTPADAGVTVPVIRRFGETIPMLGVCLGHQAIGEAYGGEVIRAPRGVMHGKTSRIRHDGSGLFAGIDSPAEVMRYHSLVVKHQSLPASLEVTATASDDPTEIHALRHREHPVYGVQFHPESIGTAAGKRMLQNFLTLAGVT; encoded by the coding sequence ATGCTCCTCGTCCTCGACAATTACGACTCCTTTACCTACAACCTCGTCCAGTACCTGGGCGAGTTTGGCGCCGAGCTGCACGTGGTGCGGAACGACCAGGTAACGCTGGACGAGGTTGCCTCGATGCGCCCGCAGGCCATCGTGCTCGGGCCTGGCCCCGGCACCCCGGCCGACGCGGGCGTCACGGTACCCGTCATCCGGCGGTTCGGTGAAACGATTCCGATGCTCGGTGTCTGCCTGGGCCATCAAGCAATCGGCGAGGCGTATGGCGGCGAGGTCATCCGCGCCCCACGCGGCGTGATGCACGGCAAGACCTCACGGATCCGGCACGACGGCAGCGGGCTCTTCGCCGGCATCGACTCGCCGGCCGAAGTGATGCGCTACCACTCGCTCGTCGTGAAGCACCAGTCGTTGCCGGCGTCGCTGGAAGTCACGGCGACGGCCAGCGACGACCCCACGGAGATCCACGCGTTGCGCCACCGCGAGCATCCGGTGTACGGGGTGCAGTTCCACCCGGAGTCCATCGGCACGGCGGCAGGCAAGCGGATGCTGCAGAACTTCCTCACCCTCGCAGGAGTCACCTGA
- the ispF gene encoding 2-C-methyl-D-erythritol 2,4-cyclodiphosphate synthase produces the protein MTTPVRVGIGYDSHRFVEGHGVLLGGVLIPATVRCTGHSDADAVCHALTDAILGGAGLGDIGEMFPDTKAENAGRDSLEMLRLAVARVRAAGWACAQADLTVIAEFPKIGPHRDAIREKLGAALGIPAADVMVKGKTNESMGWIGRGEGIATIAVATLVRAA, from the coding sequence GTGACCACGCCCGTGCGAGTTGGCATCGGCTACGACTCGCACCGCTTCGTGGAGGGTCACGGCGTGCTACTCGGCGGCGTGTTGATTCCCGCCACCGTGCGCTGCACCGGTCATTCCGACGCCGATGCCGTCTGCCACGCCCTCACCGACGCCATCCTGGGCGGCGCTGGCCTCGGGGACATAGGCGAGATGTTTCCGGACACGAAGGCAGAGAATGCCGGCCGCGACAGCCTCGAGATGCTCCGCCTGGCCGTGGCGCGCGTCCGCGCCGCCGGTTGGGCCTGCGCACAGGCCGACCTGACCGTCATCGCGGAGTTCCCGAAGATCGGGCCGCACCGCGACGCCATCCGCGAAAAGCTCGGCGCCGCACTCGGCATCCCCGCCGCCGACGTGATGGTCAAGGGCAAGACCAACGAGAGTATGGGGTGGATCGGCCGGGGGGAGGGGATCGCGACAATCGCGGTCGCCACTCTGGTCCGTGCTGCCTAG
- a CDS encoding 6-bladed beta-propeller, whose product MQKWIAGLALVAAASACGVSDSGREISDMPWQTAVDSTGDTIQVRITGPVPDDLVRTLVTELAVGETDGEEEYTFGRVGAVLEGPGGGLVVYDAHNTSGLIRIYDGEGKYLRTVGAKGSGPGEYQQLNGLVRLPNGQLVIWDGNNTRLTRYAADGSFLNSWTLSMGGWFTSNGLHTDASGFVYRWTIIDRGDEANGIPSTSGLIRSDSVGTVLDTLVYPRWSPGVPPFLQAASPDGRMMTRTSPPFMPGTAVRVGHRGGLVSGPGNPYVIYLLPPNGKPTRVEREHTPVPVQAIESSERRAQIERMMKGVNPSWSWTGPGIPSTKPAYTGLEVAEDGRIWVRLSTAGEPIPEAELPPVPSGVTPPPVRLTTRDPVVYDVFSPEGRLLGRVKFPPRTSFNRARGNWVWGLQRDEDDVERAVRMRVDPAFP is encoded by the coding sequence ATGCAGAAGTGGATCGCTGGGTTGGCCCTCGTCGCGGCCGCGAGCGCCTGCGGCGTCTCGGATAGCGGACGCGAGATCTCCGATATGCCGTGGCAGACCGCGGTGGACAGCACGGGCGACACGATCCAGGTGCGCATCACCGGTCCGGTGCCGGACGACCTCGTCCGCACGCTGGTGACGGAGCTGGCCGTCGGCGAGACCGACGGCGAGGAGGAGTACACGTTCGGGCGCGTGGGGGCCGTGCTCGAGGGCCCAGGTGGGGGCCTCGTAGTCTACGACGCCCACAATACGAGCGGTCTCATCCGCATCTACGACGGGGAGGGGAAGTACCTGCGCACTGTGGGGGCAAAGGGCTCGGGGCCGGGCGAGTACCAGCAACTGAACGGCTTGGTCCGCCTCCCCAACGGTCAGCTCGTGATCTGGGACGGCAACAACACGCGGCTGACCCGCTACGCGGCCGACGGCAGCTTCCTGAACTCGTGGACGCTCTCGATGGGGGGATGGTTCACCTCAAACGGCCTCCACACCGACGCGTCCGGCTTCGTGTACCGCTGGACCATCATCGACCGCGGCGACGAGGCGAACGGCATCCCGTCCACCTCGGGCCTCATCCGCAGCGATAGCGTGGGCACTGTGCTCGACACGCTGGTGTATCCCCGCTGGTCGCCGGGCGTGCCTCCGTTCCTTCAGGCCGCGAGCCCCGACGGCCGGATGATGACCCGCACGTCGCCGCCATTTATGCCCGGCACCGCGGTGCGCGTCGGGCACCGTGGCGGGCTGGTGAGCGGTCCCGGCAACCCGTACGTGATCTATCTGCTGCCACCGAACGGCAAGCCGACGCGCGTCGAGCGCGAGCACACGCCGGTGCCAGTGCAGGCAATCGAAAGCTCGGAGCGCCGTGCGCAGATCGAACGGATGATGAAGGGCGTGAATCCGTCGTGGTCGTGGACCGGCCCTGGCATTCCGTCCACCAAGCCGGCGTACACGGGGCTCGAGGTGGCCGAGGATGGGCGCATCTGGGTGCGCCTGAGCACGGCAGGGGAACCGATCCCTGAGGCCGAGCTCCCGCCAGTGCCGTCGGGGGTCACGCCGCCGCCGGTGCGCCTTACGACGCGCGACCCGGTCGTGTACGACGTGTTCTCGCCGGAGGGCAGGCTGCTGGGCCGAGTGAAGTTCCCGCCGCGGACCAGCTTCAACCGAGCGCGCGGCAATTGGGTCTGGGGGCTCCAGCGGGACGAGGACGACGTCGAGCGGGCGGTGCGGATGCGAGTTGATCCAGCGTTTCCGTAG
- the kdsA gene encoding 3-deoxy-8-phosphooctulonate synthase has product MPHRATFPKDRLFLIAGPCVIENDDILFAVADRLAELAQLLPGGVIFKASFDKANRSNAGAFRGPGIEEGLRALQRVRERTGLPVLTDVHLPEHCVLAGQAVDVLQIPAFLCRQTDLLEAAGATGLAVNVKKGQFLHPEGMAGAVKKVLDANPEGLVTREGHCDVAVTERGTFFGYGDLVVDMRAFRRMREATGVPVIFDGTHSVQQPGKGQGGASGGLREHIPALTYAACAAGADGLFLETHPTPDSAPSDGPNMLPLDQLEGVIRKAVAFWELAQG; this is encoded by the coding sequence ATGCCGCACCGCGCGACGTTCCCTAAGGACCGGCTGTTCCTGATCGCCGGGCCCTGCGTCATCGAGAACGACGACATACTGTTCGCGGTCGCCGATCGCCTCGCCGAACTGGCCCAACTCCTGCCCGGCGGCGTGATCTTCAAGGCCAGCTTCGACAAAGCGAACCGCTCCAATGCCGGCGCCTTTCGCGGCCCGGGCATCGAGGAGGGACTGCGCGCATTGCAGCGCGTGCGCGAGCGCACCGGACTGCCCGTGCTCACCGACGTGCACCTTCCCGAGCACTGCGTACTGGCTGGGCAGGCGGTGGACGTGCTGCAGATTCCGGCGTTCCTCTGCCGGCAGACCGACCTGCTCGAGGCCGCCGGGGCGACGGGCCTAGCCGTGAACGTCAAGAAGGGCCAGTTCCTGCATCCCGAGGGGATGGCGGGGGCGGTGAAGAAGGTGCTCGACGCGAATCCGGAGGGCCTCGTGACCCGCGAGGGGCACTGCGACGTGGCGGTGACGGAACGCGGGACCTTCTTCGGCTACGGCGACCTGGTCGTGGATATGCGGGCCTTCCGTCGGATGCGTGAGGCGACCGGTGTGCCCGTGATCTTCGACGGCACGCACTCGGTGCAGCAGCCCGGCAAGGGGCAGGGCGGGGCCAGCGGCGGGCTTCGGGAGCACATCCCGGCACTGACCTATGCCGCCTGCGCCGCCGGTGCGGACGGGCTGTTCCTGGAAACGCACCCGACGCCGGACTCAGCGCCGAGCGACGGGCCGAATATGCTGCCGCTCGACCAACTCGAGGGCGTCATCCGCAAGGCGGTGGCGTTCTGGGAGCTGGCGCAGGGATGA
- a CDS encoding KpsF/GutQ family sugar-phosphate isomerase: MSESARIVARGKRVLELERDAVGEAAARLDDAFAEAVRLIQQAKGRVIVAGIGKSGLIARKIAATMTSTGTPAYFLHPTESVHGDLGIVSDQDVAVLLSKSGETQELLPLLEQLTRLGVPCIAITGNRESTLARNSRVALDGFVREEACPHDLAPTTSTTLALALGDALAVALLEEKGFRREDFAKFHPGGALGRKLLLRVRDVMVPEPLPTLDADATMRAAIVVLAKQRGLAVVLEGDGQLAGLLTTGDLTRLMQRDGDVMGIRVGDVMTRRPHTVDADALGSAAVHTMEQFGVIALPALDADGRVVGIVHLHDLMRAGAA, encoded by the coding sequence ATGAGCGAGTCGGCACGGATCGTCGCGCGCGGCAAGCGCGTGCTCGAGCTGGAGCGTGATGCCGTCGGCGAGGCCGCTGCGCGGCTCGATGACGCCTTCGCCGAGGCCGTGCGGCTGATCCAGCAGGCCAAGGGCCGCGTGATCGTGGCGGGCATCGGCAAGAGCGGGCTGATCGCGCGCAAGATCGCCGCGACGATGACCTCGACCGGCACGCCGGCGTACTTCCTGCACCCCACCGAGAGCGTGCACGGCGACCTCGGCATCGTCAGCGACCAGGACGTGGCCGTGCTGCTCTCCAAGAGCGGTGAGACGCAGGAGCTGCTGCCCTTGCTCGAGCAACTCACGCGCCTCGGCGTGCCTTGCATCGCCATCACCGGCAACCGCGAGTCCACGCTGGCCCGCAACAGCCGCGTGGCGCTCGATGGCTTCGTGCGCGAGGAGGCTTGCCCGCACGATCTGGCGCCGACGACGAGCACCACACTGGCCCTCGCGCTCGGCGATGCGCTGGCGGTGGCCTTGCTGGAGGAGAAGGGCTTTCGCCGCGAGGACTTCGCCAAGTTTCATCCGGGCGGGGCGCTCGGGCGCAAGCTGTTGCTCCGGGTTCGCGACGTGATGGTGCCGGAGCCGCTGCCGACGCTGGACGCCGACGCCACTATGCGCGCCGCCATCGTCGTGCTGGCCAAGCAACGCGGCCTCGCGGTTGTGCTCGAGGGCGACGGGCAGCTCGCCGGCTTGCTCACCACCGGCGACCTCACCCGCCTGATGCAGCGCGACGGCGATGTGATGGGCATCCGCGTCGGCGACGTGATGACGCGCCGCCCGCACACCGTGGACGCCGACGCGCTCGGCAGTGCCGCCGTGCACACGATGGAGCAGTTTGGCGTGATTGCGCTGCCGGCGCTGGACGCCGACGGGCGCGTGGTCGGCATCGTGCACCTGCACGACCTGATGCGCGCGGGGGCCGCCTGA
- a CDS encoding CTP synthase, with amino-acid sequence MTPTSSHSSAKYIFVTGGVVSSLGKGIAAASLGRLLVERGLRVTMMKLDPYLNVDPGTMSPFQHGEVFVTDDGAETDLDLGHYERFLDRSLTQANNITTGRIYSNVITKERRGEYLGSTVQVIPHITDEIKSAVRRVAPDNDVVIVEIGGTVGDIESLPFLEAIRQFRHDVGRENTLFVHLTLVPFIAAAGEVKTKPTQHSVRDLMEIGIQPDVLICRTERPLAEDVKRKIALFCNVEFGAVVESRDVKTIYQIPLAFREQGLDDLVCRKLGIDSPTPDISKWQAMVQRVIAPARRVRIGVVGKYTDYVDSYKSVQEALVHGGIANDVGVDIAWTSSDLFTDAARAKELVAGFDGLLVPGGFGVRGVEGMVEAIRAARETGTPFFGICLGMQVAIIEFARNVCKLDDSNSSEFAPECSHPVIALLESQQGVKDMGGTMRLGSYLCRLKPGSRAAEIYGQPEISERHRHRYEVSNQYREQFQQAGMRLAGLSPDGSLVEMIELVDHPHFVACQFHPELKSRPTRPHPLFSAFVASAAKRASAAPAAARGAALAEAN; translated from the coding sequence ATGACCCCGACTTCTTCGCATTCGTCCGCCAAGTACATCTTCGTGACCGGGGGCGTCGTCTCGTCGCTCGGCAAGGGCATCGCGGCCGCCTCGCTGGGCCGCCTGCTCGTCGAACGCGGCCTGCGCGTGACGATGATGAAGCTCGACCCCTACCTCAACGTGGACCCGGGCACGATGTCGCCGTTCCAGCACGGCGAGGTGTTCGTGACCGACGACGGCGCCGAGACGGACCTGGACCTCGGGCACTACGAGCGATTCCTCGACCGGTCGCTGACGCAGGCGAACAACATCACGACGGGGCGGATCTACTCCAACGTCATCACGAAGGAGCGCCGCGGCGAGTACTTGGGCTCGACGGTGCAGGTGATTCCGCACATCACCGACGAGATCAAGTCCGCGGTGCGCCGCGTGGCGCCGGACAACGATGTGGTAATCGTGGAGATCGGCGGCACCGTGGGCGACATCGAGTCGCTGCCGTTCCTCGAAGCCATCCGCCAATTCCGCCACGACGTGGGGCGCGAGAACACGCTCTTCGTGCACCTCACGCTGGTGCCGTTCATCGCCGCCGCAGGCGAGGTGAAGACCAAGCCGACGCAGCACTCCGTGCGCGACCTGATGGAGATCGGTATCCAGCCCGACGTGCTCATCTGCCGCACCGAGCGCCCGCTGGCCGAGGACGTGAAGCGCAAGATCGCGCTGTTCTGCAACGTCGAGTTCGGCGCGGTGGTCGAGAGCCGCGACGTGAAGACCATCTACCAGATCCCGCTGGCCTTCCGCGAGCAGGGGCTGGACGACCTCGTCTGCCGCAAGCTGGGCATCGATTCACCGACGCCGGACATCTCCAAGTGGCAGGCGATGGTGCAGCGCGTGATTGCGCCGGCGCGTCGCGTACGCATCGGGGTGGTCGGCAAGTACACCGACTACGTGGACTCGTACAAGAGCGTGCAGGAGGCGCTGGTCCACGGCGGCATCGCGAACGACGTGGGCGTGGACATCGCCTGGACCTCGAGTGACCTGTTCACGGATGCCGCCCGCGCCAAGGAGCTCGTCGCGGGCTTCGACGGCCTGCTGGTTCCCGGCGGCTTCGGCGTGCGTGGTGTGGAAGGGATGGTCGAGGCCATCCGCGCGGCGCGCGAGACGGGCACGCCGTTCTTTGGCATCTGTCTCGGGATGCAGGTGGCGATCATCGAGTTCGCGCGCAACGTCTGCAAGCTGGACGATTCCAACTCCAGCGAGTTCGCGCCGGAGTGTTCGCACCCGGTCATCGCCTTGCTCGAAAGTCAGCAGGGCGTGAAGGATATGGGCGGCACGATGCGTCTGGGCTCGTACCTCTGCCGGCTCAAGCCGGGCTCGAGGGCGGCGGAGATCTATGGGCAGCCGGAGATCAGCGAGCGCCACCGCCATCGCTACGAGGTGAGCAACCAGTACCGCGAGCAGTTCCAGCAGGCGGGGATGCGCCTCGCGGGGCTCTCGCCCGACGGCTCGCTCGTGGAGATGATCGAGCTGGTGGACCATCCGCACTTCGTGGCCTGCCAGTTCCATCCGGAGCTGAAGTCGCGCCCGACGCGTCCGCATCCGCTGTTCTCGGCGTTCGTCGCGTCGGCGGCCAAGCGAGCCTCGGCGGCGCCGGCCGCGGCGCGTGGCGCGGCCCTCGCCGAGGCGAACTGA
- the xerD gene encoding site-specific tyrosine recombinase XerD has product MLRVSRTKAPAIPDDISRRFLLERFAEYLELELGSSARTREAYLRDVGLLAAWATERHRVTGAPALEAAHLREWVYSQKDQGRAATTIKRRISALRTWYRFLLAEGVVKADPSEKLESPRGWRRLPDVLTVQEVERLIDAVSLDDDLAFRDRALLELAYGAGLRVSEWCSLEVKDVMLDELVVRVFGKGGKERLVPIGRKAAGAVAMYLRELRPRLEQGKGQNRLFLNSRGRPLQRMTAWLTLKKIVERSGLTKPVTPHTLRHSFATHLLEGGADLRAVQEMLGHADISTTQLYTHVDREHLRQVHRQFHPRG; this is encoded by the coding sequence ATTTTGCGGGTGAGCCGCACCAAGGCCCCCGCCATCCCTGACGACATCTCGCGGCGCTTCCTGCTGGAGCGCTTCGCCGAGTACCTGGAGCTTGAACTCGGCTCCAGCGCGCGCACGCGCGAAGCCTACCTGCGCGACGTCGGCCTGCTGGCGGCCTGGGCGACCGAGCGCCATCGCGTGACCGGCGCGCCCGCCCTCGAGGCGGCACACCTCCGCGAATGGGTCTACTCGCAGAAGGATCAAGGGCGGGCCGCGACGACCATCAAGCGCCGCATCTCGGCGCTGCGCACCTGGTACCGCTTCCTGCTGGCCGAGGGCGTGGTAAAGGCCGACCCCAGCGAGAAGTTGGAGAGTCCGCGCGGCTGGCGGCGCCTACCCGACGTGCTGACGGTGCAGGAGGTCGAGCGGCTCATCGATGCCGTCTCGCTCGACGACGACTTGGCGTTCCGCGACCGGGCCTTGCTCGAGCTGGCCTACGGCGCCGGCCTGCGCGTGAGCGAGTGGTGCTCGCTCGAGGTGAAGGACGTGATGCTCGACGAGCTGGTGGTGCGCGTATTCGGCAAGGGCGGCAAGGAGCGGCTGGTGCCGATCGGGCGCAAGGCAGCCGGGGCGGTGGCGATGTACCTGCGCGAACTGCGGCCGCGCCTGGAGCAAGGGAAGGGGCAGAACCGACTGTTCCTGAACTCGCGCGGTCGCCCGTTGCAGCGGATGACGGCCTGGCTGACGCTCAAGAAGATCGTGGAGCGCAGCGGGCTGACGAAGCCCGTGACGCCGCATACCTTGCGACATTCCTTCGCGACGCACCTCTTGGAGGGCGGCGCGGACCTGCGAGCGGTGCAGGAGATGCTTGGGCACGCCGACATTTCGACCACGCAGCTGTACACGCACGTGGACCGGGAGCACCTGCGGCAGGTGCACCGGCAGTTTCATCCGCGGGGCTGA
- a CDS encoding HAD-IIIA family hydrolase: MILGLGGGPAGSHLDAALAARIRLVCFDVDGVLTDGGIVLGDSAGKRVELKRYDIQDGLGIKMLQQAGILTAIITGRESESVALRAAELAVDDVVQDNQARKVPALRRILQRRGLDWSEVAFVGDDLPDIGVMRLVGLPVAVGNASPDAVRVAKVSLTRSGGAGAVREFCELLLRARGEWDTQVERYVASRSEER; encoded by the coding sequence ATGATCCTCGGCCTCGGAGGCGGTCCGGCGGGGTCGCACCTGGATGCCGCGCTGGCGGCCCGGATCCGGCTCGTCTGTTTCGACGTCGACGGGGTACTCACGGACGGCGGCATCGTCCTTGGGGACAGCGCCGGGAAGCGGGTCGAACTCAAGCGCTACGACATCCAGGACGGATTGGGCATCAAGATGCTGCAGCAGGCTGGAATCCTCACGGCGATCATCACCGGTCGCGAATCCGAGAGCGTCGCCCTTCGCGCGGCAGAGCTCGCGGTGGACGACGTCGTGCAAGACAACCAGGCCCGCAAGGTCCCGGCGCTGCGTCGCATCCTGCAGCGCCGCGGCCTCGACTGGAGCGAAGTCGCCTTCGTGGGCGACGATCTCCCGGACATCGGCGTGATGCGCCTGGTCGGGTTACCCGTCGCGGTGGGCAACGCCTCGCCTGATGCCGTCCGCGTGGCCAAGGTCAGCCTGACGCGCAGCGGCGGCGCCGGCGCGGTGCGTGAGTTCTGCGAACTGCTCCTGCGCGCGCGCGGCGAGTGGGACACGCAGGTCGAGCGCTACGTCGCGAGCCGCTCGGAGGAGCGATGA
- the lptC gene encoding LPS export ABC transporter periplasmic protein LptC: MRRAVLLLAVATVLAAACSKNETQLGTLGDGGLLDSADQVAFNSRTVLTDAGMLRAEIFADTTLFLQQNTRIAMRVVQGVFFNAQGSRDGTMTADRAHYDSRAQVLEAYGNVIVTSVDGRVLKSPMLRFENLQNQLYSDSAFVLTEPDGKEMRGVGFRADPNLEVVTVLRVDRGRGGTVRLSP; the protein is encoded by the coding sequence ATGCGCCGTGCCGTACTGCTCCTGGCCGTGGCGACTGTCCTCGCGGCGGCTTGCTCCAAGAACGAGACGCAGCTCGGTACGCTGGGCGACGGCGGCCTGCTCGACTCCGCCGACCAGGTCGCGTTCAACTCCCGCACGGTGCTCACCGACGCGGGAATGCTGCGCGCCGAGATCTTCGCGGACACCACGCTCTTCCTGCAGCAGAACACGCGGATTGCGATGCGCGTCGTGCAGGGCGTGTTCTTCAACGCCCAAGGCTCGCGCGACGGCACGATGACCGCCGATCGCGCCCACTACGATTCGCGCGCCCAAGTGCTCGAGGCCTACGGCAACGTCATCGTCACGTCAGTGGACGGCCGCGTGCTCAAGTCGCCGATGCTGCGCTTCGAGAACCTGCAGAACCAGCTCTATTCGGATTCGGCCTTCGTGCTCACCGAACCCGATGGCAAGGAGATGCGGGGCGTCGGCTTCCGCGCCGACCCGAACCTCGAAGTCGTGACCGTGCTCCGCGTGGATCGCGGGCGCGGCGGGACGGTGCGGTTGTCGCCGTGA
- the kdsB gene encoding 3-deoxy-manno-octulosonate cytidylyltransferase, producing the protein MSILAVIPARLGATRLPRKPLRLLAGTPLVLRVLQRVESLKLADEVVVATESEEVAKIVREAGGRAVLTSEAHPSGTDRVAEVAARPEFTAHDIIVNVQGDEPFMRGDAMAGAIAMVRERGFELGTAAGKRDGAILADANCVKVVRADDGRALYFSRAPIPFLREAADAPMRDGLILQHMGIYAARREALARWVSLPPHPLELVEKLEQLRALAAGMAMGVAIVDAPSWGEVNTEDDLESANAHWSALHAG; encoded by the coding sequence ATGAGCATCCTGGCCGTCATCCCCGCTCGACTCGGGGCCACTCGGCTCCCCCGCAAGCCCCTCCGGCTCTTGGCCGGCACTCCGCTGGTGCTGCGCGTACTGCAACGGGTCGAGTCACTCAAACTGGCGGACGAAGTCGTTGTCGCGACGGAGTCCGAGGAAGTCGCCAAGATCGTCCGCGAGGCCGGCGGGCGGGCTGTTCTGACCTCCGAGGCACACCCGTCGGGCACGGACCGAGTGGCTGAAGTCGCTGCCAGGCCTGAGTTTACGGCCCACGACATCATCGTAAATGTGCAGGGCGACGAGCCCTTTATGCGCGGCGATGCGATGGCCGGGGCGATTGCGATGGTGCGCGAGCGCGGCTTCGAGCTGGGCACGGCTGCCGGCAAGCGGGACGGGGCCATTCTCGCGGACGCCAACTGCGTGAAGGTCGTGCGGGCCGACGACGGCCGTGCGCTGTACTTCTCGCGCGCACCGATTCCATTCCTGCGCGAGGCGGCGGACGCGCCGATGCGGGACGGACTGATCCTGCAGCATATGGGCATCTATGCCGCGCGGCGCGAAGCGCTCGCGCGCTGGGTGTCGCTGCCGCCGCACCCGTTGGAGTTGGTCGAGAAGCTTGAACAACTGCGCGCACTCGCCGCCGGAATGGCGATGGGCGTCGCGATCGTCGATGCCCCGTCCTGGGGCGAAGTGAACACCGAGGACGACCTGGAGAGCGCCAATGCGCACTGGTCGGCCCTCCACGCCGGATGA
- a CDS encoding DedA family protein, whose protein sequence is MLPSLSAFQPVLDRLEGLSVGSMYVVMGVLAFLEGALPPIPGDVAAAFLAFLSARAGGLWLPTTLIITTGSVGGASVLWWIGKSFGAEWLTHQLGRLGLAKSELKAERAEHRIEDAYRQYGWVALFLSRFIPGVRAMVPIAAGAMRVPLWETLGIMWVSSLMWYSVLVWIAMRLGRDWEGVKAGMQQFAQGAGLGALGLAVILGIVGWVLWRRRRRLPPQ, encoded by the coding sequence GTGCTGCCTAGCCTCTCCGCATTCCAGCCGGTGCTCGACCGGCTCGAAGGGCTCAGCGTCGGCTCTATGTACGTGGTGATGGGGGTGCTGGCCTTCTTGGAAGGCGCACTCCCTCCCATTCCCGGCGACGTCGCAGCGGCCTTTCTCGCCTTTCTCTCGGCGCGCGCCGGCGGACTCTGGTTGCCGACGACGCTGATCATCACGACGGGCAGCGTCGGCGGCGCCTCGGTGCTCTGGTGGATCGGCAAGAGCTTTGGCGCCGAGTGGCTGACACACCAGCTGGGGCGGCTCGGTCTTGCCAAGAGCGAGCTGAAGGCCGAACGCGCCGAGCACCGCATCGAGGACGCCTACCGGCAGTACGGCTGGGTGGCGCTGTTTCTTAGCCGTTTCATCCCCGGCGTGCGGGCTATGGTGCCGATCGCCGCCGGCGCGATGCGGGTGCCGCTGTGGGAGACGCTCGGCATTATGTGGGTGTCCTCGCTGATGTGGTACAGCGTGCTGGTGTGGATCGCGATGCGCCTCGGCCGCGATTGGGAAGGCGTGAAGGCCGGGATGCAGCAGTTCGCGCAAGGCGCCGGACTCGGCGCGCTGGGCCTCGCCGTGATCCTCGGCATCGTCGGTTGGGTGCTCTGGCGCCGTCGCCGGCGGCTGCCGCCGCAGTAG